The Clostridium botulinum BKT015925 genome includes the window TGTTACAAATATGTACTTAGTGTTCAAAATAACTCCTCCTTTAATTTATGTAAAAGTATTGACATGTTATCTAATATTGATTATAATAAGTATTACCCTATAAAATAGACTAATTATGTCTATCTACCAATCTTATTTCAAAACATATTTAAAATAATATCACATTTCGAATCTTTATGCTACCCCTTTTTTGACATATTTTTTGTTTATTTTATTTCCTTTAATTCAAATACATGATCTATTACATAAATCTTATTATAATCTCAAATCACGTTTTATGTACTAATGAATTCAGTCGTCTTTATTTTTCTTTAACTTAGTGTTTTCATTAATCTCTTTACTTGCACTATTTCTTTAACTATTTAATCATTTTATATTTTCGTCTTTTACTATTTTGCATAATTGAAATTTTCTTATACACCAAACCATAATATTACACTTAATATTTATAATGAAAATAATATAAATCTTTAAAATATTAATAGCACATAGTCTTTTTTCATTACTATGCGCTATTATCAAAATATATTATACAGCTTTTATCTCTATATTCAATACAGTATTAATAGGTTTTTGTCCACTTAAAACCATGTCATACTCTGATGAAATTTTTCCGCCACTTTCATCTATATCTATAGTAACTTTTTTTGTATTTACAGTAAGTTCTAAAACTCCATAAGGTGTATTGTATAATGATAAATCCTTATTATTTACTTCAAAATTTATCTTTGCATTAGTTGTTCCCATTCTTAAAAGACTAAACTTACCTTTTCCTATTTTAATGGTAGTTGTAGTACCTTTCATGCCCGATATTTCAGTTTCTTCATAAATAGCATAATATAAATCATTCTTTTTATATAGCTTTCCTTTAGTAACAACCTCTACAGTTCCATCTTCAATTGAAGCTTGCTCACTTTTTATAGATATAATTGCATCCTTTTTCTCCATACAATACCCCCCTTCCCCTTAGCTTAGCCTATCATATATTCCTTTAATTCATCATCCGTTGCAGGTTTAACTTCAATAGAACAATCATATGGTTTAGAGTAATTGCCATATATAACTTTTAATTTTTCTTCATCTTTTCCCTTTGAATATCTTCCAGTTACCTTTGCAGCAAATACTATATCTTCTTCTGTAGGATTTCCTACAATTATAACCATGGAACCACCAAAATCTTTAACTAAAAATGCTATATCATTTTCTGTAATATATTTTTTAATTTCCTTAGCTTCTGCTCCAGTTCTAGTAGATATTATTTTAGCATCTTTTGAAACTCTAAAGTGTCTTCCAAATCTCAATAATTCAATATCTTCTTCAGATATTTCTTCTTTATGCTCTACAAGTTCTCTAAGTCTTATAGAGAAATTAGGTTCTGTTAATTTGCATCCGCCTGCTGGAGATGGATAATCTTTTATACCCCACTTTTCTGCAAGCTCCATTTGAACCTTTCTTCCTCTTCCTGTTATACCCATAAGCTTTTCTCTATCAACAAGTCCATTAAGCTCCATTTCTGTAGGTGGTAACACTTTTGCACATAGAGGTCTTAATATTTTATCTCCAAAACCCGATTCTTTTTTTACTACATTTAATGAAGATTTATTTTGAGACATTGGTCTTTGATTTAGAACTTCTCCTGTTATAATAAAATCAGCATTAAATTTTTCTAGAAGTTCTCCTGCATATCTCATCATCATAGCATGGCAATCTATACATGGATTCATATTTTTACCATGTCCATGTTTAGGATCCTTTGTCATATCAAAATGTTCTTTAGAAAAATCAACAACTTCTAAAGGTATATCTATTTGTTTAGTCATCCTTTTAGCATTATCAGGTCCAAAGAAGTATGATTTAAAACATATTCCTATAACTTCTATCCCTTGATCTTTAATTAATTTTGCAGCTAAAATACTATCTAATCCTCCTGATATAAGTGCTAACGCTTTTGTCATACTGTTCTCCCTTTCATAGAATTTTATTATTTATTATCTCTTTCTATAGCAAGTTCTATAATTTCACTTATTAGATTTCCGTATGATTTTCCTTCTGCTTGCCACATTTTAGGGTACATGCTTATTTTCGTAAATCCTGGTATTGTATTTATCTCATTCAAATATACTTCTTCTGTTTCTTTGTCTACAAGAAAATCTACTCTAGACATACCTGAACAATCTAACATTTTGTATATTCTAATAGCTAATTCTTTAACTTTTTCAAGTTTTTTTTCACTTAAATTTGCTGGAAGTAATAATTTTGATTCTGCATTTGAATATTTTGCTTCATAATCATAAAATTCATTAGCTGGAACTATTTCTCCTGGAGTTGCTGCTTCAGGTTCATCATTTCCTAGTACTGCAACTTCGATTTCTCTTGCATTAAGAGCAGTTTCAACTAAAACTTTTCTATCAAATTTTAATGCCTCTGAAAGTCCCTTTTCTAATTCTTCTCTATTATGTGCTTTACTTATTCCAACAGAAGAACCACTATTTGAAGGTTTTATAAATACATCATATCCTAATTTATTTTCTATTTTAGTTAGTATATCCTCTTTTATTGTTTTATAATCATGAGCCGTTACAACTACATAGTCAGCTTGCTTTATTCCAAAGTTCTCTAAAACATATTTTGTATACACCTTGTCCATGCATACTGCTGAAGACATAACTCCAGGTCCCACACATGGTATATCTAAAAGTTTGCACAATCCTTGAATTGTACCATCTTCACCATATAATCCGTGCATAACTGGGAACACAACATCCACTTCTCTATTGAATAATATTTCTTGTCCATTTGGGTTCTTATAAAACTCATCTTTTTCCCATTCTCCTGATTCTATATTATCAACTGAACCTGTATATTCAAACCATTTCCCGTCTTTTGTTATCCCTATTGGATATACATCATATTTACTTAAATCAATATTTTTCAAAACTGAAGATGCAGAAACACGTGAAACTTCATGTTCTGTAGATTGTCCACCAAAAAGAATACCTACTTTTTTTTTCATAACTTTATCTCCTTACAATTTAAAATTATATTTCAAATAGTTATTTACTAATATATAAACTTATATTCATTTCTATTGTAACTTAATATCAATGCACTTCAAATTATATACCAATCACTTAAATATGTGAACCCTTTTTTAGGAGGAAGGAGAGTACTCCTCCCTTTATCCTATTTTATATTGCAAGCTCTCCATTTTGCGTTTTTATAAGTTGAAGTATTTTTTGCTCATATCCATTCTCAGCATTTATATATACAATAAATTTATCATCTTTATACGTTCCTATAAATTCATAACAAAGTACTTCTTTATTAGATTCTGTAGGAACTATAGCAAATTTTAAAGAACTTACTTTAAGATTTTTCCCAATTCTACTACTAGCAACTTCTTTTGAAACTTTAGGTTGTGGAATCTCTCTTTTTTCTATATGAGATACTAAATATTTTTCTGATTCTATTCCAACTATTTCTCCAGTGTCTAATGCTATTTTTAATTTTATCTGATCTGGATATATGTTTATACCGTCTTTATTGTATACATAACTTACCACCAATGTATTATTAAACTTTTGTGTATAAGTAGCGTTCATATTATCATATCCTATTTTTCGTAAAAACTCCTTACCTATTTGTTCTGCTTTTTTTATATCTATACTAGAAGTTGTTATATTTCTATTATCTATTAAATAAATGATTCTACCACCATTTTTACTTACTTCACATACTAACCCTTCTCCTTCTTCTCTTTCTTTTAATGATACTCCAAAGCTAAAAGCAGGTATTCTAGATTTAGGATCTTCTTTTCTAGTTATATTTTTTATTTTATTCTCACCTATCATATTTTTAATAATCTTTTTTGCGTCTTCTTCCTTAATTTCTTTAGAGCTAAGAATTCTTGGTTTTATATTTAAATTATTCTCTGAAAATGGTCCATCATATATTAATGTAGGATACTGAACCACCTGACTTTGTATTTCCTTAAATTGATCTGATGCCAATTTTTCAGAACTTCTTCCTAATCTAGAATTAGCTTTTCTTCTTATATCTCCCCATTTTACCTTACCTTGATTTATTTCTCTTTGAACCTCATTTAATTGTATAAGTAAATAATCTGCTTGATCTTTTAAACTCTCTATCTTTTTATAGTCTGCTTCTCCAAGGGCTTTATCTTCAAAAGAATTTCTACTTAATGTATGAGCAAAGTCCCCTACTTGCGCTAGAAATTTACTAGTTCCATCAACATATTGTTCTGCTACCGGAATCGAATGTATTTTATCATTGGCTATATCTGCATATTTTGATATATTTCCAAAAGTAATAATATTTCCTTCTTTAGAATTTACAATAGCAGACTTTGAAAGATTACTTTTTAAATTTTTAACAGAATCAATTAATTGATACATACTTTTAGAATACTCTCCTTGAAGATAATTTTTATAATCTTTTCTTTCAAGAGTCATTAAAATTGCAAATGTAGTAGAAAAAACTACTATAAAGGATACTATTATAGTATATACAACTCTCTTTTTATTCATATGTACATATTCCTCCCATTCATTTATAATCTATATACCTAGTATTTGTTGTAATAAATTTGCTTATACATATTGCAAACTAAACATTTAAAACACATAAAAAAATGACTGCATAAACCCCAGCCATTTTTCTATAATTATTTATATATCTTTTTTAACTTTTCAATAATTTTAAATTTAAAAATTATTTCATTGTTTTCTTCACATTTATTATTAACAAGCTTGTATTCTTCTTTTGTTAATGTTTTTTTCATCATCTCATCTGTCTTTTGTAGTTCCACTTCCCCCTTAGTTATATCTGTAAAACATAATGGCGGAAACATTACACACCACCAATTATGACCTTTACCATTACCTATTATAACTCTATAAGCTTCATAATTTCCTTGTGGAAGAGTTATATCTCCATAAGTCTTCACAGGAAAGTTTTCATGAGATAATTTTGTTTTCACTGTATATGTATATCCGTTTTGTTGTATTATTTTTTTTGCTATAGCATTTATAACTTCACTATTTTCTTCTATTATTTTTCTTGATTCTTCTATACTTTTTGAATCTTTAAGCTTTGGTGATATATATTCTAATATTTCATCCCTTACCTTTAATTTTAAAGCTTGATCTTCCGTTGAATCACTATTAGCTATTACATGAAACCTTATAAGTTTATTTGCAATAGATTTTTGACTTGCATCTGCCTTTATATAAGAAACTACTAGTATACTTCCACATAAAATCATCAAAGAAATCATTACAGCTAGTACCTTTTTCATTTTCATATCCCCCTATTTCTTACTCTTATGTTTAAAATTATTGACCATTTTTTGTTTTATATACATGAAAATAAGTTAGAAAATTAAAATTAATTTTCTAACTTATTTTCAACATTATCTATTTACTTATTCCAACTCTTCTAGCCTTAACATTTACGCTTACATCTACATTACAATTCTTATAAACTTTTTCCCAATTATCCTTTACTTTTTTATATACATCAGGATAAAACTTTTTAACATAGTCTTTCAATCCTATAAGATCCATAGTATGTTGTTCTTGTATTATTCTAGCTACCTTTTCACATTTTCTTTCAATAACTTCATTAAAATCTTGTTGTATATCATTTAATTTTCCGTAAGAGAACATATTCTCTCCAATATAATATCCTTTTAATTGACCC containing:
- a CDS encoding DUF814 domain-containing protein, coding for MTKALALISGGLDSILAAKLIKDQGIEVIGICFKSYFFGPDNAKRMTKQIDIPLEVVDFSKEHFDMTKDPKHGHGKNMNPCIDCHAMMMRYAGELLEKFNADFIITGEVLNQRPMSQNKSSLNVVKKESGFGDKILRPLCAKVLPPTEMELNGLVDREKLMGITGRGRKVQMELAEKWGIKDYPSPAGGCKLTEPNFSIRLRELVEHKEEISEEDIELLRFGRHFRVSKDAKIISTRTGAEAKEIKKYITENDIAFLVKDFGGSMVIIVGNPTEEDIVFAAKVTGRYSKGKDEEKLKVIYGNYSKPYDCSIEVKPATDDELKEYMIG
- a CDS encoding DUF1934 domain-containing protein; amino-acid sequence: MEKKDAIISIKSEQASIEDGTVEVVTKGKLYKKNDLYYAIYEETEISGMKGTTTTIKIGKGKFSLLRMGTTNAKINFEVNNKDLSLYNTPYGVLELTVNTKKVTIDIDESGGKISSEYDMVLSGQKPINTVLNIEIKAV
- the spoIIR gene encoding stage II sporulation protein R, which translates into the protein MKKVLAVMISLMILCGSILVVSYIKADASQKSIANKLIRFHVIANSDSTEDQALKLKVRDEILEYISPKLKDSKSIEESRKIIEENSEVINAIAKKIIQQNGYTYTVKTKLSHENFPVKTYGDITLPQGNYEAYRVIIGNGKGHNWWCVMFPPLCFTDITKGEVELQKTDEMMKKTLTKEEYKLVNNKCEENNEIIFKFKIIEKLKKIYK
- a CDS encoding D-alanine--D-alanine ligase family protein, which produces MKKKVGILFGGQSTEHEVSRVSASSVLKNIDLSKYDVYPIGITKDGKWFEYTGSVDNIESGEWEKDEFYKNPNGQEILFNREVDVVFPVMHGLYGEDGTIQGLCKLLDIPCVGPGVMSSAVCMDKVYTKYVLENFGIKQADYVVVTAHDYKTIKEDILTKIENKLGYDVFIKPSNSGSSVGISKAHNREELEKGLSEALKFDRKVLVETALNAREIEVAVLGNDEPEAATPGEIVPANEFYDYEAKYSNAESKLLLPANLSEKKLEKVKELAIRIYKMLDCSGMSRVDFLVDKETEEVYLNEINTIPGFTKISMYPKMWQAEGKSYGNLISEIIELAIERDNK
- the ypeB gene encoding germination protein YpeB, whose protein sequence is MNKKRVVYTIIVSFIVVFSTTFAILMTLERKDYKNYLQGEYSKSMYQLIDSVKNLKSNLSKSAIVNSKEGNIITFGNISKYADIANDKIHSIPVAEQYVDGTSKFLAQVGDFAHTLSRNSFEDKALGEADYKKIESLKDQADYLLIQLNEVQREINQGKVKWGDIRRKANSRLGRSSEKLASDQFKEIQSQVVQYPTLIYDGPFSENNLNIKPRILSSKEIKEEDAKKIIKNMIGENKIKNITRKEDPKSRIPAFSFGVSLKEREEGEGLVCEVSKNGGRIIYLIDNRNITTSSIDIKKAEQIGKEFLRKIGYDNMNATYTQKFNNTLVVSYVYNKDGINIYPDQIKLKIALDTGEIVGIESEKYLVSHIEKREIPQPKVSKEVASSRIGKNLKVSSLKFAIVPTESNKEVLCYEFIGTYKDDKFIVYINAENGYEQKILQLIKTQNGELAI